In Helicobacter anatolicus, the sequence GCTTTATGCTATGCCAAAACAATTGAGTGGTGGGCAAAAACAAAGAGTAGCGATAGCTAGAGCGTTGTGTACAAATCCAGAAATTTTGCTTTTAGATGAGATTACAGCATCTTTGGATCCTGAGATGGTAAAAGAAGTGTTAGATATAGTTTTAGAGCTTGCAAAAGAGGGAATGACAATGATTATCGTGACACATGAAATTAAATTTGCAAGTTTGATTGCGGATAGAATCTTATTTTTTGAAGGGGGGAGGGTGTTGGCAGATATGGCGCCAGATGATTTTTTTTCGCAAAAAGAAAATGAACGCATTAAGAGATTTTTAAATATTTTTGATTTTCAATAATTTGTGTAAAATTTGATTTTTGTTATTAAAATTAATAAAGGATATATAATGAAAAAGATTAATATAATAATAGCAATTTTTGCAAGTATGTTTTTTTGGGGTTGCTCAAATGGGGATCATCAAGAAAATGGAATGCTAGAAAATATAAAAAAAAGAGGAGTGCTTAAAGTAGGGGTTTTTAGTGATAAACCACCTTTTGGGTATGTGAATGAGCAAGGGGAATTTGATGGTTTTGATGTATATATTTCTAAAAAGATTGCAAAAGATCTTTTGGGTGAAAAAGGAAAGGTGGAATTCATTCCCGTGGAAGCAGCAGCTAGGGTGGAGTTTTTAAAATCAAATAAAGTAGATTTGATTATGGCAAATTTTACAAAAACAAAAGAGAGAGAGGCGGTTGTAGATTTTGCAAAACCTTATATGAAAGTATCTCTAGGAGTGGTATCTAAAGAAGGAAAAATCAAAGATATTTCGCAATTAAAGGGGCAAAAACTTATTGTTGATAAGGGGACTACAGCAGATTTTTACTTTACAAAAAATCATCCTGAAATTGAGTTATTAAAATACGATCAAAACACAGAGGCATTTTTGGCATTAAAATCTCATAGAGGTGTGGCATTGGCCCATGATAATACTCTACTTTTTGCATGGGCAAGGTTAAATACACCTTTTATGGTGGGGATTGATGTTTTGGGAGATGAAGAGGTAATTGCACCTGCGATAAAAAAGGGCAATAAAGATTTTTTGGATTGGTTGGATCAAGAGATAGATAAACTTACTAAAGATGGTTTTATGCAAGAAGCATATGATGTGACATTAAAACCTATGTATGGTGTTGATATTAAGTCAGAATCTGTGATTTTTGAAAAATAAGAAAAAATAGATATAATTAGCTCTAACACCCAATAAAGGATAAAAATGAAAAAGATTATACTTGGTTTTACATTATTTGCAAGTAGTGTTTTTGGTGTGCATTTGGGGAATTTTCAAATCACTCCTGAAATTGGTGGAAATATTGGTTATGAGGATACTTCACATACAAAATTTACTTATGGTGGTTATACAAGAATTTGGCTTGGAGTTTCTAGATTTGTAATTGCCCCTCAAGTAAAATATGATGTAATGTATCAAACAAAGAGTGTTTTTAAGAATTTACAAGTTGGTGGCTTGCTTGGTTTTGAAGTACCTGTGATTCCTATTACTCCTTACATTGGTGCAAGTTGGTCAACATTTTACAATATAGGATTAGGGGATACTGCGGCATTGAATTATGGTATCAAGCTCGATGTTCCATTGATTCCATTTCTTACAATTGGTATAGATGGTGTGTATCAGGCACCAAAAGCTGGTGGTAGTCGTTTTAGTATGAATCGTATTGGCGTGACACTTGGTCTTGCATTTTAATGCTACAAGATTTTTTAGATCTATTTCATAAAAATGATCAGTTAAGGGTTATTGATTATCCCTTAGATGTTTATCTTGAAATTCCTCATCTGGCGTATTTAGAAGCAAAAAAGCCAGATGGAGGAAAAGCACTTTTGTTTACAAATCCTATTAATAAAAAAGAAAATAAAAAATTTGATATTCCAGTTTTGATGAATCTATTTGGTTCTCCAAAGAGAGTAGAATTGATTTTTAAGCAAACAGGTGAAGAGATCGCAAAAGATATTAACGCACTCTTGGAGTTTCGTCCCCCAAAAAATTTAAAAGAGTTTTTTGGTAAATTTAATCAAATGGCAAATTTGCGACATATTTTTCCTAAAAAAAGAAGATTTTTTAAACCAGATTTTCAGGAGATAATTTATCAAGGACAAGATGTTGATCTTTATAAATTACCTATTTTGACAACTTGGGAAAATGATGCTGCTCCTTTTATTACAATGGGACAGATTTATACACAAAGTCTTGATGGAACAAAAAAAAATTTAGGTATGTATCGCTTGCAAATTTATGATAAAAATCATTTAGGTTTGCATTGGCAAATTCATAAAGATGGACAACATTTTTTTAATGAATATAAAATGGCGGGCAAAAAAATGCCTGTAAGTATTGCTTTAGGTGGTGATCCACTTTATACTTGGTGTGGGCAAGCACCACTGCCTTATGGGATGTATGAGTTGATGCTTTATGGATTTATTAGAAAAAAGAGTGCGCAGGTGGCACAATGTTTTAGCAATCCTTTGTATGTGCCTAGCGATGTAGATATTGTGATTGAGGGCTGGGTAGATCCTAATATTATGCGTTTAGAAGGACCTTTTGGGGATCATACAGGGTTTTATACACCTATTGAACCTTATCCGGTTTTGGAGGTCAGTGCGATTACGATGAAAAAAAATCCAATTTTTCCTGCTACGGTGGTAGGAAAACCACCTTTGGAGGATAAATATATGGGGGCATTAACTGAGCGGATTTTTCTTCCTTTGTTGCAAAAAACTGCTCATGGTTTGCTGGATTATTTTATGCCAGAAAATGGAGTATTTCATAATTTAATTTTTGCAAAAGTTGATGCTAAATACACAGGACATGCCAAGCAATTAATGCATAGTTTTTGGGGTGTAGGACAAATGAGTTTTGTAAAGCATGCAATTTTTGTAGGTAAGGACGCTCCTAGTTTTAGTGACTATGAAGCATTATCAATGTATATTTTAGATCGTTTTGATGTGAAAAATTTGATAATTAGTGAAGGAGTGTGTGATGCTCTTGATCATTCTTCTAATGATTTTGCTTATGGTGGAAAGCTTGGTGTAGATGCTACACAAGGTATATGTAAGCGGGATTTTATTCTTAGAGATTCACAAGATTTATTATTTGCATTGCAGAAAAATATACCTGAGGTTATAGATTTGCAGCAATATTTTATTGATAGCAATACGCCTATTTGTGTAGTGGGAATCAAAAAAGATCAAGTGAGTGTTTTAGAATTGTTAAAAAAGATTGATCAAGAAATCTTATATTCCCTAGGGATTGTGTTTTTTGTAGATTATTATAAAAATGATTTAAAGAATCCTTATATGTTGATTTGGCGGATTACAAATAATATTGATGCAAAGAGGGATTTGCAAATTATGGAAAAAACCTTGTTTGTTGATGCGACAGATAAAGGAGTTATGGATGGATATCATAGAGAATGGCCTAAGGAGACGGATTGTACACCTAGTGTATTGCAAAATTTAAAATCCTATGGGGTGTTAGAAGGGGTTAGTGAGAAAATGCTAAAAAAATTCCATATTTGCGGATTTAAAAAGGAAGAATGATGCAGGGATTGAGAGAAAAATTAGACTTTGTTTTACAAAAAATTGAGCGTGCTAGAATTGCGTATAGTCGACATCATATCATTAAACTTGTGGCAGTTTCAAAATATAGCGAAGTAGAAAAAATTACAGAGCTTTATCATTGTGGTCAAAGAGCTTTTGGGGAAAATAAAGTTCAGGATTTAAGAGATAAAAAGCAAGAAATGACACTTTTTCCAATTGAATGGCATTTTATTGGAAATCTTCAACGCAATAAAATTAATCTCTTGCTAGATCTTAATCCTTTTTTAATACATTCTGTAGATAGTTTAGAATTGGCACAAGAAATTGAAAAAAAATGTGCTTTACAAAACAAAAGTGTTCGTATTTTATTACAGGTTAATAGTTCTTATGAAGAAAGTAAAAGTGGTGTGTCACCAGAAGAATGCGTGGAGGTTTATCATCAGATTTTGCAAAAATGTCCACATTTGAAATTAGAAGGATTGATGTGCATGGGTGCACATAGCATAAAGATTGATGCAATTGAAAAATCTTTTAAAATCACCAAAGATTTATTTGATTCTTTACAGGGTGTTGGCGCAAAGACACTTTCTATGGGGATGAGTAATGATTATGAAATTGCCATTGCTAATGGTGCAAATTTATTACGTATCGGATCTGAAATTTTTAAAAGTTCATTTTGAATATTAAACAGCTAAAAAGCCTTCTTTTTTAGAAAAAACAAAAGAGACAAGAAACGGCATAGTAGAATGTAATTAAAGATTTGAAGGAATTTGGATTAATCTACAAGCAATTAGTAGAATAATATAGGGTGTAATAGAGATAGTATTAATACTATGGCAGGAAAAAGTGATAATGAATTAAGCGGGACTATTAAAAAAATCTATCAAACTCTATAGGGAAGTTTTAATCTTTAACAACAATTATAAAATACTCAGATGCTTAAAAATGCAATTAAGGTATCACTCACAGATGAGTAATATAAAGAAGAAACCATAAGATAGGATATTAAAATATCCTTCTAAATATAAAAATATTGATTAAGGGATTGGAGTTGTTAATAAGCTAATAAAATGTAATTATTATGGCTTAATGATTCTATTTATGATATTAAGATTATATTTTTTAGAGCACTTGGCAAATACTTAGAGTAGTAAACATTAAAAGGCTTGAAAAATTAAAAACTAGCTATGAAAAAAGCTTGTTAATGGGTTTAGATTTTAATCTAAAAATTTTTTTGCAAGTTTTATTCTCAACATTTGTTTTTGTAATTCTTCTTTATCTTTTTCTAAAAGCTCTATCCCTTGAGAAATTAGTTCTTGTGCGCTTAGGAGATCTTCCATTGTCGTGAGATTTTCTGTAGGTACTTGAGTGATAAGATCAAAGGCTTTTTGGGTGTTTTTTTCTAAAATAGCAATTTTTAATTGATCATGCCAATTCATTATTATGAATTTCCTTCCAAGCTTCTAAAAGACCGCGTGTAACATTGACAACAGTTTTAATTTTTTCAGCATCATGTTCTACATTTGCTTGAGTTAGGAGTTTGATTTGATGTGTGTATAATCCCGTGAGATATACTGCAACCTCTCCTCCTTTTTCATAATCTAAAATGTTTAATAATTCCGTAAAAATATCTGTGATTCTATTGATATAATAGATCTTCCCTTCAATATCATCAGATTCTATAGATCTTTGCACAAGACCTGAGAATCGTAAAATTCCCTCATAAAGCATCTCAATCAATTTAGCAGGAGATTCGATAGCGACAGAATTTTGTTGATATAAATTATAAGCATTAGCAATTTTCATAGATTACCTTTATTTCTTTTTTCCATTTCCAGCTGCTTGATCAATCATCATTTGTACAGCATTGAAGGAGTTGTTTGCTTTAGCAATTTGTTCATCATAGGCAGCAAATCGCCCCGCCATAATATCATAGCGACTTTTTAATCTTTCATTAGCTTGCATTTTATCTTTATCAAGATTTTTTGCATCTCTTGATAGAGAGTCTTGATAAAGCGTTAATTTTGCGTTACTACCATCCACAAGAGATTTGATAAAGTTATTGAAATTTACAAAGATACCATCCACATGTTCTTCTTGTCCAAAACGATTTTTATTATCAAAACCATAAAATGCATCGATAGCTTTTTGAGAATCTTGAGAAAGCATGGAATCTAGTGTTGATTCATTTAATGACATCTGGCTTTTTTCATTGATCGTAAGACCAAAATCAATAAGACTGTGGCCTGCACCTACGCCAATAGGGCGCGAAAAAAGAGCATTGAGTTGTGATCTAATAGTTCTAATATCTCCCACTCCATTAAAGATGCCTGCAATTTTTGTTTCAGGGTCAAAACGCGTAACTTCATCAAGTTTGGGGACAAGTTCATTGTAAGCTTTTACAAACTCCCGCACTTGTTCTTTGATGGCCTCTGTATCTCTACCTACACTGATAATAGCAGGTTTATCGGGCTCTGTAGTATGGATTAGTGTAAGGTTTACACCATTAATAACATCATTAATTTCGTTTGTAGGGCGTGTGATACTGACGCCATTGTAGGAAAATCTTGCATCACTGGCTTTTTGTAAACTTTTAAAATTAAAAATTTGTTCTTGTAGTTTTATATAATTCTGGAACAATCCACCTTTCATATCCATAGCGCTAAGAAATGCTTCACCTTTAGCATCATTAGCAGTGATTTTGACTTCACCAATTTCAGAAGTAATGATGAGTTTACCATTAGCATCTGTTTTGGCATGCAATCCAGCAATATTATCAATTGCTTGTGCAATAATTTTTGCATTTTCTTCACTAGTGTTGTTTTTATTTGTCATTTTTGCAAGATCTAGAGTAATGGTATCAATATTAATACTACCTTCAATTAATCCCGCAGTAATCGGTTTTTTTGTATTAAAAAGACCATCTTCTTTGGAGCGTGCAGAGGTAATACCTAGAGTGGAGAGTTTATTGCCTTCTAGCTTGATACCATAACCCCTTCTATCATTAAGAATAATTCTTTTCCCATCTTCTGAAAGTCCTATATTGATTTCTTTTTCTAAAAGTTCTTCTGTAAAATCATCATTTTTTAATGCCTCTGTGATTGCATTTTTAAGTGTTTCTGCTTTGTTTTGACTTTCTGCGGCTTGTGCGTCTAATTTAACACTAATTATTCTTTCATTGTAGTTAGAATCTCTTACTATAATATTAAAATCTCCTTCATCAAGCTCTGTGAGATTTGCAATAGATTCTGTAGAGAGGGTGGAGCCTAGATAGATTCTACTGCCCTCACCTGTACCTTTTGAGTTAATCATAAGTTGATAGGGTTTTTCCCCACCTGTTTTCATTACAATTCCCATAGCATTGCCATCAGTAGTATCCGTGATTTGCTGTGCTACATCATTTAGTGTCATGCCTGCTTTAATATCAATCGTGTAGAATTTATCTTTTGTATAGATATTGAGTTTTACATCTTTGGAGCTAAAAACATCATCTCTAGAAGAGAATTTTTTTCCCACTTCGTTAATATCACCTTGAGCAAGAGACTCTACATCCACTTTAATATCTTGAATCGGGATACCAGAACTTACAGTTGCTTTAATGGCATCACTAGAAACATTAGAGGTTCTGCCTAAGTAAGTGGAGTAATCTGCAAGTGTAGCTACAGGGGATTTTAGGGTATTTATAAGGCCTGTGATTTCTGTGAGTTCCTTTTGTTTTTCAATGTTTTCCTTCATTTTGCGTTCAATAGGAGCAACGACAGCCCTTTCATCAGCTTTTTTTAACTTATCGATAACATCATAATTTAAAACCCCGCTTCCCATACCAAGCGAGCTAAGTTGTCCCATTGCCATTATTTAACCCTCTATCAACCCTTTTTATCAAAAATTAATCCAGTAATAATGCTATGCATTTTTTTCATAAGTTCAATTGCTTCTTTTGAGGGAATTTCACGAAGAATTTTGCTTCCATTATTGTCTTTCACAGTTACAACCAGACCTTGAATATCATCGTTATATTTAAAGCTAATATCTGTATTGATTCTCTTCATTTCTTTATTGAGTTCAGAACTTGCTTCGTGGAGCTGCTGTTTTAATTCTTGTGTGATTTGACTTCTTTGCAACTCTTCTTTTTGACTAGTTAAAGGACTTCCCGCACTAGAAGCGATGTTGATTAATTCTTTTTTTAACATCAAATTATTATCAGTGTTATGAATATTTTCAATCATTTTTACTCCTTTATGAATGTAATATCGGTTAAAAAGAGTTTTTTTAATTTATTTTTGGAAAATTTCCAGTGGATTGATATGTTTGTCTTTTTGTGTAACTTCAAAACTTAGTTTTTGTTCGACACGACCAATAATATATCCTTTTTGTACTTTTAATCCGACTTTGATTGTTGGTGCAATTTTATCTAATTGTGAATAAATTGTATGAATGCCATTAGCATTTTCAATAATAATTACTTTTTTTAAAATCGGAACTTCTTTGGCATATACAACTTTTCCATCAAGTATATTACGCACAACTGCATTTGGAGTTTTTGAAACCAAAATTATAGATTCGTTAAAAACTTTAAGTTTATAGACAGGGTCAAAATAGGGACCAAATTTTTGTTCAATTGTAAAACTTTCTAGGGGAGCAATTGTCTTTGGACCTTTGTATGTAGCAGTAGAGAGAGTCTTATAGGAACTTGCAATTTGTTTAACTTCCAGCGGTGCTTCAAGAGCATTTTGTCTTTTTTGTTCTTCTTCAATTTCTTTTTGTGTTTTTTGTTTGAGGATATTAAGATTACTCAAGATAAGGTCGAGACTTTTGCGTTCTGCATTGATGGTTTCTAGTTTCTTGTTATAGATTGCAAGGTCTTTTTTTAGAGTTTTGATAAGATTTTTTTGCTCTTTTAGCATTAATTTTAATGTATCTCTTCTGTTGGTTTGGGCAGCAATGCTACTGTTGAGATTTTCAATAGTTTGTTTGGTGTCCTTAATTTTTTGATTAATAATTGCCTCTTGCTGTGAGAGAAGAAGAATTTTTTCTTGACCTTGTTTGTTAAGAAGTCTAAAGATTTCTTGCAAGATAATATCATCTGGTGAAACAGGGTTATTTTGATTAAGAATAATTAAAAAAGAAGCATCATTAATAAGCATTTTAGTAATTTTTTGTCGAATTTCCTGCTTTTTGTCTTGAAGATCTTTAAGAATATTTTTATATTGCACGAGTGATTTTTCTTCATTGAGATTTTTATTTTGATTATTACTAATATTATGTTGTAAATGTGTAATTTGAAGATCTATATTTTGTATTTTTTTATATTTTTCATTGATCTGAATTCCAAGTTTTTGCAAGAGATTTGTAATTTGGTTTTTTTCATTTTCTTTTTTCTGTATTTTTTTTTGATTTGCGCTGATGTCTTTATTAATTTGTTGTAAATTAGCACCAAGTAATAAACAAGGAAAAACAAGTAAAAACTTTTTCAATGTTATACCCTTTTTTGTGAAAAAACAACAAATAAAACCGACAAAAGTGAAATGCTAATAGCAAACGAAGTCAGCAATATAAAATCGTCTTTGATATGGAAAATATTATTTTGTATGCCCAGGAGTTCAAAGAATTTTTGAGTGCTAGGGTGTGTGGAGCTATAAAAACTTCCTAATGTGATAACACAAGAAGCAATAAAAGAATCATAGAAAGCAAGTTTAAATAATATTTTGTGTTTCATCCATGCTTTTGCACCTAATAAATCCATAATTTGCATTCTTTTTTGGTGTTCAAAACGCCATATTTGCACTTGACGCATCATGAGAAGTAGGCTAAAAATTGCGAGCAGTGCAGCAAAAACTATAATGATCTTTTTAATAAAATAAAGGAGGTTATAAACTTGGTTATGTGTTTTTGCAAAGGTTTCAATTTTGATGATATAGGGTAGTTTTTTAATATCGTTTTCTAATGCTTCTAGTTGTTTTTGATTGGGAAAAGATTCTAGCTTTATGGAATAAAAATAAGGAAGTTCTTTTTGAATGAGTGTAAGATTTTGCTCATCATTAAAATCTTGCAATCTTTTAAGCAGGGATTTTGTATCAATACTCTCAATACTTTTGATTGCAGGATTGATTTCTTGTATTTGATCAAGAACAATTTCTTTGTTCGAAGCAATTAAAATGGAGTAGCTCTGCAAAAGCTTATCCTCTTTGACAAAAATAGCACGCTCAATTAAAAGATAGCTTTGGAGGCTAAAAAGTAGCGCCAAAAGTGGAATGATTAATGTCAAATGTCTTTTAAGAAAATTCATAAACCTCACCTTCTTGAATATTTAATTTGCGATAAAAAATATTTAGATGTTCGGGGATTCTGTGTGTTACAACAATGATTGTGATTCCTAAATGTTTATTAGCACTTTTTAATAAACTCCAAATCAGTTCACTTGAATAATCATCAAGATTTCCAGTAGGTTCATCTGCTAAAATAATATCAGGTTTATGAGAAATAGCTCTAGCAATAGCTACGCGTTGTTGCTCTCCACCACTCAACTCTAGGGGATATTTATTGTTTTTATGTAATAAATTAATGTGTGAAAGTAGTTCTTTTGCTTGAGATTTGCAAAGATTTTTATTGTAGCCATTAATTAGCATGGGAAGCATAATATTATGTTCTATATCCCATTCTTCAATAAGTTTGTAATCTTGAAAAACAATCCCAGTATGTCTGCGTAAAGCAGCAAT encodes:
- a CDS encoding FlaG family protein, with protein sequence MIENIHNTDNNLMLKKELINIASSAGSPLTSQKEELQRSQITQELKQQLHEASSELNKEMKRINTDISFKYNDDIQGLVVTVKDNNGSKILREIPSKEAIELMKKMHSIITGLIFDKKG
- a CDS encoding cell division ATP-binding protein FtsE, whose product is MTQIIKASHLCLGYKKNENIIKDANFCINKKDFVFISGASGSGKSTLLRSLYGDLKISSGELEVNYIPIHHATKGQIAALRRHTGIVFQDYKLIEEWDIEHNIMLPMLINGYNKNLCKSQAKELLSHINLLHKNNKYPLELSGGEQQRVAIARAISHKPDIILADEPTGNLDDYSSELIWSLLKSANKHLGITIIVVTHRIPEHLNIFYRKLNIQEGEVYEFS
- the fliS gene encoding flagellar export chaperone FliS, with the translated sequence MKIANAYNLYQQNSVAIESPAKLIEMLYEGILRFSGLVQRSIESDDIEGKIYYINRITDIFTELLNILDYEKGGEVAVYLTGLYTHQIKLLTQANVEHDAEKIKTVVNVTRGLLEAWKEIHNNELA
- a CDS encoding YggS family pyridoxal phosphate-dependent enzyme, translated to MQGLREKLDFVLQKIERARIAYSRHHIIKLVAVSKYSEVEKITELYHCGQRAFGENKVQDLRDKKQEMTLFPIEWHFIGNLQRNKINLLLDLNPFLIHSVDSLELAQEIEKKCALQNKSVRILLQVNSSYEESKSGVSPEECVEVYHQILQKCPHLKLEGLMCMGAHSIKIDAIEKSFKITKDLFDSLQGVGAKTLSMGMSNDYEIAIANGANLLRIGSEIFKSSF
- a CDS encoding murein hydrolase activator EnvC family protein, with protein sequence MKKFLLVFPCLLLGANLQQINKDISANQKKIQKKENEKNQITNLLQKLGIQINEKYKKIQNIDLQITHLQHNISNNQNKNLNEEKSLVQYKNILKDLQDKKQEIRQKITKMLINDASFLIILNQNNPVSPDDIILQEIFRLLNKQGQEKILLLSQQEAIINQKIKDTKQTIENLNSSIAAQTNRRDTLKLMLKEQKNLIKTLKKDLAIYNKKLETINAERKSLDLILSNLNILKQKTQKEIEEEQKRQNALEAPLEVKQIASSYKTLSTATYKGPKTIAPLESFTIEQKFGPYFDPVYKLKVFNESIILVSKTPNAVVRNILDGKVVYAKEVPILKKVIIIENANGIHTIYSQLDKIAPTIKVGLKVQKGYIIGRVEQKLSFEVTQKDKHINPLEIFQK
- a CDS encoding menaquinone biosynthesis decarboxylase translates to MLQDFLDLFHKNDQLRVIDYPLDVYLEIPHLAYLEAKKPDGGKALLFTNPINKKENKKFDIPVLMNLFGSPKRVELIFKQTGEEIAKDINALLEFRPPKNLKEFFGKFNQMANLRHIFPKKRRFFKPDFQEIIYQGQDVDLYKLPILTTWENDAAPFITMGQIYTQSLDGTKKNLGMYRLQIYDKNHLGLHWQIHKDGQHFFNEYKMAGKKMPVSIALGGDPLYTWCGQAPLPYGMYELMLYGFIRKKSAQVAQCFSNPLYVPSDVDIVIEGWVDPNIMRLEGPFGDHTGFYTPIEPYPVLEVSAITMKKNPIFPATVVGKPPLEDKYMGALTERIFLPLLQKTAHGLLDYFMPENGVFHNLIFAKVDAKYTGHAKQLMHSFWGVGQMSFVKHAIFVGKDAPSFSDYEALSMYILDRFDVKNLIISEGVCDALDHSSNDFAYGGKLGVDATQGICKRDFILRDSQDLLFALQKNIPEVIDLQQYFIDSNTPICVVGIKKDQVSVLELLKKIDQEILYSLGIVFFVDYYKNDLKNPYMLIWRITNNIDAKRDLQIMEKTLFVDATDKGVMDGYHREWPKETDCTPSVLQNLKSYGVLEGVSEKMLKKFHICGFKKEE
- a CDS encoding cysteine ABC transporter substrate-binding protein, whose product is MKKINIIIAIFASMFFWGCSNGDHQENGMLENIKKRGVLKVGVFSDKPPFGYVNEQGEFDGFDVYISKKIAKDLLGEKGKVEFIPVEAAARVEFLKSNKVDLIMANFTKTKEREAVVDFAKPYMKVSLGVVSKEGKIKDISQLKGQKLIVDKGTTADFYFTKNHPEIELLKYDQNTEAFLALKSHRGVALAHDNTLLFAWARLNTPFMVGIDVLGDEEVIAPAIKKGNKDFLDWLDQEIDKLTKDGFMQEAYDVTLKPMYGVDIKSESVIFEK
- a CDS encoding cell division protein FtsX, whose translation is MNFLKRHLTLIIPLLALLFSLQSYLLIERAIFVKEDKLLQSYSILIASNKEIVLDQIQEINPAIKSIESIDTKSLLKRLQDFNDEQNLTLIQKELPYFYSIKLESFPNQKQLEALENDIKKLPYIIKIETFAKTHNQVYNLLYFIKKIIIVFAALLAIFSLLLMMRQVQIWRFEHQKRMQIMDLLGAKAWMKHKILFKLAFYDSFIASCVITLGSFYSSTHPSTQKFFELLGIQNNIFHIKDDFILLTSFAISISLLSVLFVVFSQKRV
- the fliD gene encoding flagellar filament capping protein FliD; its protein translation is MAMGQLSSLGMGSGVLNYDVIDKLKKADERAVVAPIERKMKENIEKQKELTEITGLINTLKSPVATLADYSTYLGRTSNVSSDAIKATVSSGIPIQDIKVDVESLAQGDINEVGKKFSSRDDVFSSKDVKLNIYTKDKFYTIDIKAGMTLNDVAQQITDTTDGNAMGIVMKTGGEKPYQLMINSKGTGEGSRIYLGSTLSTESIANLTELDEGDFNIIVRDSNYNERIISVKLDAQAAESQNKAETLKNAITEALKNDDFTEELLEKEINIGLSEDGKRIILNDRRGYGIKLEGNKLSTLGITSARSKEDGLFNTKKPITAGLIEGSINIDTITLDLAKMTNKNNTSEENAKIIAQAIDNIAGLHAKTDANGKLIITSEIGEVKITANDAKGEAFLSAMDMKGGLFQNYIKLQEQIFNFKSLQKASDARFSYNGVSITRPTNEINDVINGVNLTLIHTTEPDKPAIISVGRDTEAIKEQVREFVKAYNELVPKLDEVTRFDPETKIAGIFNGVGDIRTIRSQLNALFSRPIGVGAGHSLIDFGLTINEKSQMSLNESTLDSMLSQDSQKAIDAFYGFDNKNRFGQEEHVDGIFVNFNNFIKSLVDGSNAKLTLYQDSLSRDAKNLDKDKMQANERLKSRYDIMAGRFAAYDEQIAKANNSFNAVQMMIDQAAGNGKKK